From a single Lewinella sp. LCG006 genomic region:
- a CDS encoding DUF177 domain-containing protein — protein sequence MDSLQPYILPLKGLGDGLHEFEFLIDGDFFRSFPDCPVEEGNVKLHVTMEKQPRLMVFDFSFTGWIKATCDRCLAPIDLPVNGQNQLLVKLGEAENAVDEDDVVYIPIETSTWSLAQYAYEYVLLALPLIKAYACEEDENPPCDFETLDRLEDAENDEAEENPSNPFRDAFKDWNKA from the coding sequence ATGGATTCGCTCCAACCGTACATTCTCCCGCTCAAAGGTTTAGGTGATGGCTTGCATGAGTTTGAGTTCCTAATCGATGGTGATTTTTTTCGGAGTTTTCCAGATTGTCCCGTTGAAGAAGGCAATGTCAAGTTGCATGTGACCATGGAAAAACAGCCTCGTTTGATGGTTTTTGATTTCTCCTTTACAGGGTGGATCAAAGCTACTTGTGATCGTTGTTTGGCTCCGATCGATTTACCGGTAAATGGTCAAAACCAATTATTGGTAAAGCTAGGAGAAGCCGAGAATGCAGTCGATGAGGACGATGTGGTCTATATTCCAATAGAAACATCTACCTGGAGTTTAGCACAATATGCTTACGAGTATGTGCTACTGGCCTTGCCTCTCATCAAAGCATACGCCTGTGAAGAGGATGAAAATCCTCCCTGCGACTTCGAGACGTTAGATCGTTTGGAAGACGCTGAAAACGATGAAGCGGAAGAAAACCCAAGCAACCCATTTAGGGATGCTTTCAAGGATTGGAACAAAGCGTAA
- the rpmF gene encoding 50S ribosomal protein L32: MAHPKSRISKQRKRKRRTHYKAEVPNVATCKVTGESHLRHRSYSDAEGNTYYRGKILIKGPELD, encoded by the coding sequence ATGGCACATCCTAAAAGTAGAATTTCCAAGCAGCGCAAGCGCAAGCGTCGTACGCACTACAAGGCTGAAGTACCTAACGTAGCTACCTGTAAAGTAACTGGCGAAAGCCACCTACGTCACCGGTCTTATTCTGATGCTGAAGGTAACACTTATTACCGTGGCAAGATCCTGATTAAAGGTCCTGAATTAGACTAA
- a CDS encoding Rid family detoxifying hydrolase, giving the protein MKRIINTPHAPSPVGPYNQATAHNGTLYVSGQIAIDPDSGELITRTIEEETHQVMKNLQAILKEAGLTFEEVLKCSVFVSDMNNYSRINEVYATYFNEDTAPARELVEVANLPKFVNIEISLIAAMK; this is encoded by the coding sequence ATGAAACGCATTATCAATACCCCCCATGCTCCTTCTCCAGTAGGTCCTTACAACCAAGCTACTGCTCACAACGGCACACTTTATGTCTCGGGGCAAATTGCGATTGATCCTGATTCTGGTGAATTGATCACCCGGACCATAGAAGAGGAAACACACCAGGTAATGAAAAATCTTCAGGCCATCCTCAAGGAAGCAGGCCTCACTTTTGAAGAGGTGCTCAAATGCTCTGTTTTTGTTAGCGATATGAATAATTACAGCCGAATCAACGAGGTATACGCTACCTATTTCAACGAGGATACCGCCCCCGCCCGTGAATTGGTCGAGGTTGCTAACTTGCCTAAGTTCGTAAATATTGAGATTTCGTTGATCGCAGCGATGAAGTAA
- the trpS gene encoding tryptophan--tRNA ligase, giving the protein MSTILSGIQPTGNLHFGRYFGAIQNWMRLQEEHDCLYCVVDYHAMTMPFQPQKLRQNSWELIFNLLAVGIKPENLFIQSMIPEHTELNWILNCFSSYGQLTRMTQFKDKSAQSEEKSEGFISVGLYTYPVLQAADILIYRATKVPVGKDQEQHLELTRNIAQRFNNIIGKAYFELPEPLFTEIPKVMSTADPTMKMSASKGDKHNIDLFADPERIRKQIRSAVTDTGDTPEGEMSPGVENLFSLLKASDHLDAYNSLQTDYENGALKYVDLKEAVGEALVAISTPIRERKAELQVDKKAVKNQIKASSEEIRKRAQQTVKEVKDLVGLSNVRF; this is encoded by the coding sequence ATGAGCACAATTTTATCTGGCATTCAACCTACGGGAAATCTTCATTTTGGGCGTTACTTTGGTGCGATTCAAAATTGGATGCGTCTTCAGGAAGAACATGATTGTCTATACTGTGTGGTCGACTACCACGCGATGACCATGCCTTTTCAACCCCAGAAATTGCGCCAGAACAGTTGGGAACTCATTTTTAATTTACTTGCTGTAGGGATCAAGCCAGAGAACCTTTTCATCCAGTCGATGATTCCTGAACACACGGAGCTGAATTGGATCCTGAATTGTTTCTCCAGCTACGGGCAGTTGACCCGCATGACGCAGTTCAAGGACAAAAGCGCTCAAAGTGAGGAGAAGTCGGAAGGCTTTATCAGTGTGGGGCTGTATACTTATCCGGTCTTACAGGCTGCCGATATTCTGATTTACCGCGCAACTAAGGTACCTGTTGGTAAAGACCAGGAACAACACCTCGAACTTACCCGCAATATCGCACAGCGTTTCAACAACATTATCGGTAAAGCGTATTTCGAACTACCAGAGCCCTTGTTTACCGAGATTCCCAAGGTGATGTCTACCGCAGACCCTACCATGAAGATGAGCGCCAGCAAAGGTGACAAGCACAATATTGACCTTTTTGCTGATCCTGAACGTATTCGTAAACAAATCCGCTCCGCCGTGACGGATACCGGTGATACCCCAGAAGGTGAAATGAGTCCTGGCGTTGAGAATCTCTTCAGCCTGCTCAAAGCTTCAGATCATCTTGATGCTTACAATAGTCTGCAAACAGACTACGAAAATGGAGCACTCAAATATGTTGATCTTAAGGAGGCAGTAGGGGAGGCTCTGGTAGCGATCAGCACTCCGATCCGCGAGCGCAAAGCCGAGTTACAGGTGGATAAAAAAGCCGTCAAAAACCAAATCAAAGCCAGTAGCGAAGAAATTCGCAAACGCGCCCAGCAGACCGTCAAAGAGGTAAAAGATTTGGTAGGACTGTCGAATGTGAGGTTTTAA
- a CDS encoding carbon-nitrogen hydrolase encodes MSILKVGIVQQANTGDRAANVAKSEAGVHQCAAQGAQLVVLQELHCGLYFCQTEETVVFDQGETIPGPSTQTFGALAKELGIVLVLSLFEKRAPGLYHNTAVVLEKDGSIAGIYRKMHIPDDPAYYEKFYFTPGDLGFQPINTSVGRLGVLVCWDQWYPEAARLMALAGAELLIYPTAIGYESTDEPAEQKRQFEAWQTIQRGHAIANGLPVIAVNRTGYEPDPSGQTNGIQFWGQSFVAGPQGELLFTAPATEEVNHVISVDRQRTEDVRRIWPYFRDRRIDAYQDLVKRYID; translated from the coding sequence ATGTCAATACTTAAGGTAGGAATTGTTCAACAGGCAAATACGGGTGACCGTGCTGCGAATGTTGCCAAAAGTGAAGCCGGAGTACACCAGTGTGCTGCTCAAGGCGCGCAATTAGTTGTACTTCAGGAATTACACTGCGGCCTTTATTTTTGTCAGACGGAAGAAACGGTTGTCTTCGATCAGGGCGAAACTATTCCCGGGCCGAGTACCCAAACTTTTGGAGCCTTGGCAAAAGAGTTGGGCATTGTCCTCGTGCTATCCCTTTTTGAAAAACGAGCACCGGGTCTTTATCACAACACTGCTGTGGTTTTGGAAAAAGACGGTAGTATAGCTGGCATTTACCGCAAGATGCATATTCCTGATGATCCCGCTTATTACGAAAAATTCTATTTCACCCCCGGCGATTTGGGCTTTCAGCCGATCAACACATCTGTTGGCCGTCTGGGGGTATTGGTTTGCTGGGACCAGTGGTACCCCGAAGCTGCTCGCTTGATGGCATTGGCGGGTGCCGAATTGCTCATTTATCCAACAGCTATTGGTTACGAAAGCACGGATGAACCCGCTGAGCAAAAACGCCAGTTTGAGGCTTGGCAAACTATTCAGCGAGGGCACGCCATTGCCAACGGCTTGCCAGTTATTGCGGTCAATCGTACGGGTTATGAACCCGATCCTTCGGGACAAACCAATGGCATCCAGTTCTGGGGGCAGAGTTTTGTGGCCGGGCCACAAGGAGAACTACTGTTTACCGCGCCAGCCACGGAGGAAGTCAACCATGTGATTTCTGTTGACCGCCAGCGTACGGAAGATGTTCGTCGTATCTGGCCCTATTTTCGCGACCGGCGGATTGATGCCTACCAGGATTTGGTAAAGCGTTATATTGACTAA
- a CDS encoding sterol desaturase family protein, which translates to MEKPIFTVEQILSMDLPPLIIWAAPVMFLLVFLEWYIRTRELKEHYDGKDGFSAFIIGIGNIGVSALVKTLTFGVILYFYNVVPWFIPPTWWSYILCMIAIDFCRYWAHRVAHEQRMWWATHVTHHNSEQYNFTVGFRLSWTQHLKIIFFVPVALMGFHPVVFFIANQIEVLYQFWIHTELIKKLPRPIEYIFVTPSHHRVHHGTNDKYLDKNYGSTLIIWDRMFGTFQGEEEQANYGILTQVESYNPVWLVFHEWVAIFKDLATYRTPKAWWRILFGGPNMTMDKEYYYGGKKESPASLSNTQIRRSKDEK; encoded by the coding sequence ATGGAAAAACCAATTTTTACCGTTGAGCAAATTCTATCCATGGATTTGCCACCACTGATTATCTGGGCGGCACCCGTCATGTTTCTTTTGGTCTTTTTAGAATGGTACATTCGAACCCGCGAACTCAAAGAGCATTATGACGGTAAAGATGGTTTCTCAGCCTTCATTATTGGTATAGGAAATATTGGGGTGAGTGCATTGGTGAAAACACTTACATTCGGCGTTATTCTTTATTTTTATAATGTAGTGCCCTGGTTTATTCCACCTACTTGGTGGTCATATATCCTTTGTATGATTGCCATTGACTTTTGCCGTTATTGGGCACACCGGGTGGCGCACGAGCAGCGGATGTGGTGGGCAACCCACGTTACGCATCACAATTCTGAGCAATACAATTTTACGGTTGGTTTTCGTCTCTCCTGGACGCAGCACCTGAAGATTATCTTCTTTGTTCCTGTGGCACTGATGGGCTTTCACCCTGTGGTGTTTTTTATTGCCAACCAAATTGAGGTTTTATACCAATTTTGGATTCACACCGAATTGATCAAAAAGTTGCCTCGCCCGATAGAGTACATCTTTGTAACGCCTAGTCACCACCGCGTACATCATGGCACCAATGACAAATACCTTGATAAAAACTATGGTTCCACATTAATCATTTGGGATCGGATGTTTGGTACTTTTCAAGGCGAGGAAGAACAAGCGAATTACGGTATTCTTACCCAGGTAGAAAGCTATAATCCAGTATGGTTGGTTTTTCACGAATGGGTTGCTATTTTCAAAGATTTGGCTACCTATCGCACGCCTAAAGCGTGGTGGCGTATTCTTTTTGGTGGTCCCAATATGACCATGGATAAGGAGTATTACTACGGTGGCAAAAAAGAATCGCCAGCCAGTTTGTCAAATACCCAAATTCGGCGTTCAAAAGACGAAAAGTAG
- a CDS encoding T9SS type A sorting domain-containing protein, producing MNGKLYILFALAFMSVFTLSAQTVVNITDTDLEAGQTYNWTNDNTYVLDGLVYLEEGGRLNIQAGTVIRAKPNQGDNASALIITRGAQIYAQGTATQPIIFTAEDDDITDPGDFTAQDRGEWGGLIILGYARVARPGGLDNIEGITVEPRTAFGGGDNPNDEDNSGVLRYVSIRHGGAALAPGDEINGLTLGGVGSGTEIDYVEVFANLDDGIEWFGGTVNVKHAAVSFCGDDSYDYDFGYRGNGQFWFSLQSPEFATGRAGEHDGANPDNQAPFSQPTIYNATYIGIGNGATGSGGDANDFGILVRDNGGGFYNNSIFTGFPSVGLAIEDRDTESSFERLEAGDLAFANNTWFDFGAGATAAALFKAVDQDEVEVASSATVAANLAASANTFTNPFLAGISRTPNGGLDPRLNANSTDLGGNPAAEDAFFQQVTYRGAFGNSDLWLENWTALDEYGYLGDLVTPIDQFDCVTITDADLVGGTTYNWTSNVCYTLDGLVFLEEGGVLNIEAGTVIRGQEANLITTGDNTSALIITRGAQIFANGTEEAPVIFTAAADDLSDANDFTIEDRGEWGGLLILGNATIARPGGVDNIEGITVESRTAFGGGDTPNNDDNSGRLKYVSIRHGGAALAPGDEINGLTLGGVGAGTEIDYIEVIANLDDGIEFFGGTVDVKHAAVAACGDDAFDYDFGYRGRGQFWFAYQEPESATGRAGEHDGANPDNQAPFSQPTIYNATYVGLGADVTNLPGGDADDFAILLRDNAGGFYNNSIFTDFPGIAVAIEDRSGEDTFDRLLAGDLAFNNNFFFGFGAGTTDADLFVAVDTDEIIVAGSSATVAANFTNNGNVIQDPVLQNMDRSGAIDPRPQYGQPAASGAIGIADDFFEDVSYFGAFAPGNGPFGTPWYLGWTAINEYGIVDLTTGVNTQFESGFALDAPVPNPANQQTMVTFELPATASVDISVIDALGRSVMNVMSNERLSAGSQFVTINTRSLPQGVYTILLNAEGTQLVQKLVVNH from the coding sequence ATGAACGGTAAGCTCTACATTCTATTCGCACTGGCATTTATGTCAGTATTCACACTTTCAGCTCAGACGGTGGTAAATATCACCGATACTGACCTAGAAGCTGGACAAACTTATAACTGGACCAACGATAATACTTATGTATTGGATGGTCTCGTTTATCTCGAAGAAGGCGGTCGCCTGAATATCCAAGCCGGAACGGTGATTCGGGCCAAGCCTAATCAGGGCGATAACGCTTCTGCCTTGATCATCACTCGTGGTGCTCAGATTTATGCTCAAGGTACGGCAACTCAACCCATTATTTTCACGGCCGAAGATGATGATATTACTGATCCCGGCGATTTTACAGCACAGGATCGTGGCGAATGGGGTGGTCTGATTATCCTTGGTTATGCTAGGGTTGCTCGCCCCGGAGGCTTAGATAATATTGAAGGAATTACAGTGGAGCCACGTACTGCTTTTGGTGGTGGCGACAACCCCAATGACGAAGACAACAGTGGTGTTCTTCGTTATGTATCTATCCGGCACGGTGGTGCTGCTTTGGCCCCTGGTGATGAAATCAATGGCCTCACCCTCGGCGGCGTAGGATCGGGTACAGAAATCGACTACGTAGAAGTCTTTGCTAACCTTGATGATGGTATCGAATGGTTTGGCGGTACCGTCAACGTAAAGCACGCTGCCGTTTCTTTCTGTGGCGACGACTCCTACGATTATGATTTTGGTTACCGTGGCAACGGTCAGTTTTGGTTTTCACTACAAAGCCCAGAGTTCGCTACAGGTCGTGCTGGTGAGCATGATGGTGCCAACCCTGACAACCAGGCTCCATTTAGCCAGCCTACCATTTACAATGCTACCTACATAGGTATTGGTAATGGTGCTACGGGATCTGGTGGTGATGCCAATGATTTTGGTATTCTGGTACGTGACAACGGCGGCGGTTTCTACAACAACTCTATCTTCACGGGCTTCCCATCTGTTGGGTTGGCTATTGAAGATCGTGACACTGAAAGCTCATTTGAGCGTTTAGAAGCCGGAGACTTGGCTTTTGCAAATAACACCTGGTTCGACTTTGGTGCGGGGGCTACTGCTGCTGCATTGTTCAAAGCTGTTGATCAAGACGAAGTAGAAGTAGCTTCTTCTGCAACGGTAGCAGCCAACCTTGCTGCCAGTGCAAATACCTTCACCAATCCTTTCCTTGCAGGTATCAGTCGTACGCCAAATGGCGGCCTTGATCCTCGCCTGAATGCCAATAGCACAGATTTAGGTGGCAACCCTGCCGCTGAAGATGCTTTCTTCCAGCAGGTTACTTACCGTGGTGCTTTTGGTAATAGCGACCTTTGGTTAGAAAACTGGACCGCGCTGGATGAATATGGTTATTTGGGTGACCTGGTTACGCCTATTGACCAGTTTGATTGTGTAACGATTACCGATGCTGACTTGGTTGGTGGTACTACTTATAACTGGACCTCAAATGTATGTTACACGCTTGATGGTTTGGTATTCCTGGAAGAAGGTGGTGTACTCAACATTGAGGCAGGTACAGTTATCCGTGGACAGGAAGCCAACTTAATTACTACTGGAGATAATACTTCGGCTTTGATCATCACCCGCGGAGCACAGATTTTTGCCAATGGTACGGAAGAAGCTCCTGTTATCTTCACTGCCGCTGCGGATGACTTGAGCGATGCCAATGATTTCACCATCGAAGATCGTGGCGAATGGGGTGGTTTGCTCATCCTGGGCAATGCAACCATCGCTCGTCCTGGTGGCGTTGACAATATTGAAGGAATTACAGTGGAGTCACGTACTGCTTTTGGTGGTGGAGATACGCCAAACAATGATGATAACTCCGGTCGCTTAAAGTACGTATCTATCCGCCACGGTGGTGCTGCTTTGGCACCTGGCGATGAGATCAATGGTCTCACCTTGGGTGGTGTTGGTGCCGGTACAGAAATTGATTACATCGAAGTTATTGCTAACCTTGATGATGGTATCGAATTCTTTGGAGGTACTGTTGACGTTAAGCATGCTGCTGTGGCTGCTTGTGGTGACGATGCTTTTGATTATGACTTCGGTTACCGTGGTCGTGGACAATTTTGGTTTGCTTACCAGGAGCCTGAAAGTGCAACTGGTCGTGCCGGCGAGCACGATGGTGCTAATCCTGATAACCAGGCACCTTTCAGCCAGCCAACCATTTACAACGCTACCTATGTTGGCCTAGGTGCTGATGTTACCAACCTTCCTGGTGGTGATGCGGATGATTTTGCTATCCTGTTGCGTGATAATGCTGGTGGATTCTATAACAACTCCATCTTCACCGATTTTCCTGGTATCGCAGTAGCCATTGAAGATCGTTCTGGCGAAGATACCTTCGACCGTTTGCTGGCTGGTGATCTGGCTTTCAACAACAACTTCTTCTTCGGATTTGGTGCAGGAACTACTGATGCAGACTTATTCGTAGCTGTGGATACAGACGAGATCATTGTTGCAGGTAGCTCAGCTACGGTTGCAGCCAACTTCACGAACAATGGCAACGTAATTCAAGATCCTGTTTTGCAGAATATGGATCGCAGTGGTGCAATTGATCCCCGTCCTCAATATGGCCAACCTGCTGCGTCTGGCGCAATTGGTATTGCTGATGATTTCTTTGAAGATGTATCTTACTTCGGAGCTTTTGCTCCAGGAAACGGACCTTTTGGTACGCCTTGGTACCTGGGTTGGACGGCCATCAATGAGTATGGTATTGTAGACCTTACCACTGGTGTTAATACCCAATTTGAAAGTGGCTTTGCACTGGATGCTCCAGTTCCTAACCCTGCTAACCAGCAGACCATGGTTACTTTCGAGTTGCCTGCGACAGCTAGTGTAGATATCAGCGTTATCGATGCACTTGGTCGCTCGGTAATGAATGTAATGTCTAATGAGCGCTTGAGTGCTGGTAGCCAGTTTGTTACTATCAATACACGCTCACTTCCACAAGGCGTTTACACTATCCTGCTGAACGCAGAAGGTACGCAACTGGTACAGAAGCTGGTGGTGAACCACTAA
- a CDS encoding TonB-dependent receptor: MRNAFILILSLFLALSVQAQKGAITGTVYDSEGEILYGANILAEGSTIGGQSDYIDGKFSFQIAPGTYTLVASYIGYPDTKVEAIVKANETTVVDIIVSADEGGVDLEEIVVVEKALERSENAVLMLRKKADKVQDIISSAEISRLGAGDAAAALTKVTGTTIVDGKYVYVRGLGDRYSATTLNGLRLPSIDPYRNSAQLDLIPTSILDNIVASKTFTPDLPGDFTGGSVNIKLKALPERFTWSVSASAAYNSQNNLTDDFLGYTNPGVDGLGFLNGNADIPAALTDPAAKALGAFERGAAREARTDDEIAGLLNKGIRSLDNSLEPVVMNAGIDHSLSFSIGNQFEFGANAKLGLFATGSYSKDFSQFKNGTNASFFASPGEDQLIANYGLTENKSEESPTVNGMLGVSFRPNAANAINMYTIYSHQSFLTGRELRGDYDDYGIGGEGNFFSSQTQSLLQRELIDYVVSGEHTLVKLNNTRLEWAANYVDSEQNEPDLRFFAYGFDNGRYDINESLFTLPTRFWRDLSDDTYQGKLDITIPFLQAKSKGNSIKLGGLYNTKERDFNEVQFIYGQRREQTLEELEGNVGAYFGPDNIGIIGGEPGNNEIGLYLVDNSLLGNSYIGQYDIAAGYLMTTLEFGKLKVIAGARAEQTNINVESDIVASELAKETPDYDRIERNQAVIDTFSLLPALNLVYAVSDNANLRASATQTIARPNMREVAPFGSFGAIGEPTLFGNPDLTITNITNLDLRYEVFPNAGEVVAVSAFYKKFTDPIVSTYRFAGNPQFTWENTESGELYGAEIEVRKNLDFISPAMEEFNVSANFAYINSSVTIDERECELSRDVDPDFDCERQFAGQSPIVANLNLSYTNADKGWDGILAYNYFDDRLASVGAVGTPDIFEKGRGQLDFSLSKKINGFKTTFRARNLLNPDFRRFSDFKGQEYVFQNYKRGIEFSFGVSYSL; encoded by the coding sequence ATGCGAAATGCATTTATCTTAATTCTTAGCTTGTTTTTAGCGTTAAGCGTACAAGCTCAAAAAGGTGCAATTACGGGCACCGTTTATGATTCCGAAGGAGAAATTCTTTACGGAGCCAACATTCTTGCTGAAGGGTCTACCATCGGTGGCCAGTCAGATTACATTGACGGCAAATTTTCTTTCCAAATCGCACCAGGCACCTACACCTTGGTTGCCAGCTACATCGGTTATCCTGATACCAAAGTAGAAGCCATTGTAAAGGCCAACGAAACGACGGTTGTTGACATCATCGTTAGTGCTGATGAAGGTGGAGTTGATTTAGAAGAAATTGTCGTAGTAGAAAAAGCCCTTGAGCGTAGCGAAAACGCGGTATTAATGCTGCGTAAAAAAGCTGATAAGGTGCAGGATATCATTTCCTCTGCCGAGATTTCTCGCCTTGGTGCTGGTGATGCGGCAGCTGCCTTGACTAAAGTAACAGGAACAACGATTGTGGATGGGAAGTACGTTTATGTACGTGGCCTCGGTGATCGTTATTCAGCTACCACCCTCAACGGTCTGCGCTTGCCTTCTATTGATCCTTATCGCAACAGTGCGCAGTTGGATTTGATTCCTACCAGTATCTTGGATAACATTGTTGCTTCTAAGACTTTCACACCTGACCTTCCTGGCGACTTCACAGGTGGTAGTGTCAATATCAAGCTAAAAGCCCTGCCAGAGCGTTTCACCTGGTCGGTTTCTGCATCAGCAGCTTACAATTCACAGAACAACTTGACCGACGACTTCCTTGGCTACACCAATCCGGGTGTTGATGGTCTTGGTTTTCTAAATGGCAATGCTGATATTCCAGCGGCACTTACCGATCCTGCTGCTAAAGCATTAGGCGCGTTCGAACGTGGTGCTGCTCGGGAAGCTCGTACGGATGATGAAATTGCTGGTTTGCTGAACAAAGGTATCCGTTCTTTGGACAACAGCTTGGAACCAGTTGTTATGAATGCGGGCATTGATCACAGTCTGAGTTTCAGTATCGGTAACCAATTTGAATTTGGTGCTAATGCCAAGCTTGGTCTCTTTGCAACAGGCAGCTACTCAAAAGACTTTTCCCAATTCAAAAACGGTACCAATGCTAGCTTTTTCGCCTCTCCTGGCGAAGATCAATTGATTGCCAATTACGGATTGACAGAAAATAAAAGCGAAGAATCTCCTACCGTTAATGGTATGTTAGGTGTTTCTTTCCGCCCAAATGCTGCCAACGCCATTAACATGTACACCATCTATAGCCACCAGTCTTTCCTTACTGGGCGTGAGCTAAGAGGAGATTATGATGATTATGGTATTGGTGGAGAAGGCAATTTCTTCTCCTCTCAAACGCAAAGCTTACTACAGCGCGAACTGATCGACTACGTAGTAAGTGGTGAGCACACTTTGGTGAAGTTGAACAATACTCGTCTGGAGTGGGCGGCTAACTACGTCGATTCTGAGCAAAATGAGCCAGACTTACGCTTCTTTGCTTACGGTTTTGACAATGGCCGCTACGACATCAACGAATCACTCTTTACGCTTCCTACCCGTTTCTGGCGTGACCTTTCTGATGATACCTACCAAGGAAAACTGGATATTACAATTCCTTTCTTGCAAGCTAAGTCGAAAGGCAATAGTATCAAGTTGGGTGGTTTGTACAATACCAAAGAACGTGACTTCAATGAAGTACAGTTTATCTATGGACAACGCCGTGAACAGACACTTGAAGAACTAGAGGGCAATGTTGGTGCCTATTTTGGTCCTGACAATATTGGTATTATCGGCGGAGAGCCTGGTAACAATGAGATTGGTCTTTACTTGGTGGATAACTCACTTTTGGGTAACAGCTATATCGGGCAATACGATATTGCTGCTGGTTATCTGATGACTACATTGGAGTTTGGTAAGCTTAAAGTGATTGCTGGTGCTCGTGCCGAGCAAACCAATATCAATGTAGAAAGTGACATTGTCGCATCTGAATTAGCAAAAGAAACACCTGATTATGATCGTATTGAGCGTAATCAAGCAGTTATTGATACCTTCTCTCTGTTGCCAGCACTTAACTTGGTGTATGCGGTATCTGACAACGCCAATCTGCGTGCCAGTGCTACCCAGACCATCGCTCGACCTAACATGAGAGAAGTAGCTCCTTTTGGTTCTTTTGGAGCAATTGGGGAGCCTACTTTGTTTGGTAATCCTGACCTGACAATTACCAACATCACCAACCTGGATTTGCGTTACGAAGTTTTTCCTAATGCAGGAGAGGTGGTAGCAGTAAGTGCATTCTACAAGAAATTCACCGATCCTATCGTATCTACTTACCGCTTTGCAGGTAACCCACAATTTACTTGGGAGAATACGGAGTCGGGTGAGCTTTATGGTGCCGAAATTGAAGTACGCAAAAACCTCGATTTCATCAGCCCAGCCATGGAAGAATTTAATGTGAGTGCCAACTTTGCCTATATCAATAGCTCCGTAACGATCGACGAGCGCGAGTGTGAATTGAGCCGTGATGTAGATCCTGATTTTGACTGTGAACGTCAGTTTGCGGGCCAGTCACCCATTGTAGCCAACTTGAACTTGAGCTACACCAATGCGGATAAAGGATGGGACGGAATTTTGGCTTACAACTACTTTGACGACCGCCTCGCCTCTGTAGGAGCCGTAGGTACCCCTGATATCTTTGAGAAAGGCCGTGGACAGCTGGACTTCTCACTGAGCAAAAAAATCAACGGATTCAAAACTACTTTCCGGGCGCGGAACCTTCTGAACCCCGACTTCCGCCGCTTCTCTGACTTTAAAGGTCAGGAGTATGTTTTCCAAAACTACAAGCGGGGAATTGAATTCAGCTTTGGTGTCTCTTACAGCTTGTAA
- a CDS encoding transposase → MKSTNKVNRPKRRRNYSETFKKARVKDYEEGTFSVAQIGRLYSIHVNILYRWISKYSSYDQQKAIIVEVPNSQTEKVKLLEKRVAELERSLGQKQIKLDYYESFIEELREAGIDVEKKSGFTTPLSGSCRNTDQK, encoded by the coding sequence ATGAAGTCAACGAATAAGGTTAATCGGCCCAAAAGGCGTCGTAATTACAGTGAAACCTTTAAAAAAGCGCGAGTTAAGGACTATGAAGAAGGTACCTTTAGCGTGGCCCAGATAGGTCGTTTATACAGCATCCATGTAAATATTCTGTACCGCTGGATAAGTAAGTACAGCTCGTACGATCAACAAAAAGCGATAATAGTGGAAGTACCAAATTCCCAGACGGAGAAGGTTAAATTGCTGGAAAAGCGGGTGGCTGAACTAGAACGTTCTCTAGGTCAAAAACAAATTAAATTGGACTACTATGAGAGCTTTATAGAGGAGCTTCGTGAAGCAGGAATAGATGTTGAAAAAAAAAGTGGTTTTACGACTCCCTTGTCCGGCTCTTGTCGAAATACAGATCAGAAATGA